A single genomic interval of Phaeodactylum tricornutum CCAP 1055/1 chromosome 5, whole genome shotgun sequence harbors:
- a CDS encoding predicted protein, whose product MAPPSRKRAAPTETAKTGNVSKRIMTGMALKKESSGSYAVQGAARSEGSGHPLKDRFLAVFVIPEFKSGISNSTLKERFGDADYIKLVPIINELTSQSRLVMSKVGETELFYSLVSEDVASRFHGLDASARMVYQYIERAGNMGIWTKDLRVQTSIQQQALNKIFKTLESRQLIKPVKSVNAKSKKLYMLYDLTPSTELTGGVWYSDMEFDHEFISELRNFLLSCVRRMNGGNGVTLPEVREKMIQGKVSRVQLAINELRQLMQTLVYDYLVDEVETEDETEVMYLQARRVTPMCSFKWWDCLSPDFQYRAIQFEDSVTLAPHEPHYHTA is encoded by the coding sequence ATGGCTCCACCAAGTCGAAAACGTGCAGCGCCGACAGAAACAGCCAAAACCGGCAATGTCTCAAAAAGAATCATGACAGGCATGGCGCTCAAAAAGGAATCCTCTGGCTCGTACGCCGTTCAAGGTGCGGCACGCTCCGAAGGCTCTGGTCACCCACTCAAAGATCGGTTCTTGGCTGTCTTTGTAATCCCCGAGTTCAAGTCCGGTATTTCCAACTCGACTCTCAAAGAACGCTTCGGCGATGCCGATTACATCAAACTGGTACCAATTATCAATGAGCTGACTTCTCAATCACGTCTGGTCATGAGCAAAGTCGGTGAAACGGAACTGTTTTACAGTCTGGTTTCGGAAGACGTCGCCTCTAGGTTTCATGGGTTGGACGCATCTGCCCGCATGGTGTACCAATACATTGAACGGGCAGGCAATATGGGTATTTGGACCAAGGATCTACGAGTCCAAACATCTATTCAACAACAGGCACTCAACAAAATTTTCAAAACTCTAGAATCTCGACAACTGATCAAGCCAGTAAAGTCGGTCAACGCCAAATCAAAAAAACTATACATGCTATACGATCTTACTCCGTCGACCGAACTTACCGGTGGCGTCTGGTACAGTGACATGGAGTTTGATCACGAGTTTATTTCAGAGCTCCGCAATTTTCTGTTGTCCTGTGTTCGACGCATGAATGGCGGAAATGGCGTCACGCTGCCTGAAGTTCGCGAAAAGATGATCCAAGGAAAAGTTAGCCGAGTGCAACTCGCCATCAACGAACTTCGCCAACTCATGCAGACCCTTGTGTACGATTATCTTGTGGACGAGGTGGAAACTGAAGATGAGACCGAAGTAATGTACTTGCAAGCCCGACGGGTCACTCCCATGTGTAGTTTTAAGTGGTGGGATTGCCTGTCTCCCGACTTTCAGTATCGGGCCATTCAGTTCGAAGACAGTGTGACGCTCGCTCCACACGAGCCACACTACCACACAGCTTGA